Proteins from a single region of Budorcas taxicolor isolate Tak-1 chromosome 7, Takin1.1, whole genome shotgun sequence:
- the ZNF354C gene encoding zinc finger protein 354C, translating to MLQGESLPCPHSHPSPGRVAGRERPVRPTLSSTQLSLDRKTKKKRMALDLLPAQVTESVTFRDIAVLFSRDEWLHLDAAQRTLYREVMLENYSTLVSLGIPFSMPKLICQLQQGEDPCMVEREIPQDTCLGFKTWPEIEALPRKQDISTGETSQGIIMKNSIKLDIKCGEALEFEGRTQQEQQKKTLRQMVASQKKTISGAGDQTSLELGKGLFINTVLIRQQNVPTERVPSIYYTFGRDFKQNFDLMRCFQIYPGEKPHIYNECKKSFNQSLHLIEHQRILTGEKPYKCNECGKTFSHRSSLLAHQRIHTGEKPYKCNQCEKAFSSSSTLIKHLRVHTGEKPYQCKDCGKAFSQCSTLTVHQRIHTGEKLYKCGECEKAFNCRAKLHRHQQIHTGEKPYKCSECGKSYSQFTSLAEHQRLHTGEQLCKCLECGRNFTRISTFIEHQRIHTGQKPYQCNECGKAFNQYSSFNDHRKIHTGEKLYTCGECGKAFGCKSNLYRHQRIHTGEKPYQCNQCGKAFSQYSFLTEHERIHTGEKLYKCMECGKAYSYRSNLCRHKKVHNKEKLYKWKEYGIRDFLEEISPMRFNSSLK from the exons GAGTCAGTGACGTTTAGGGATATCGCTGTGCTCTTCAGCCGGGACGAGTGGTTGCACCTGGATGCTGCCCAGAGAACCTTGTACCGGGAGGTGATGCTGGAGAACTACAGCACCCTGGTCTCGCTGG GGATTCCATTTTCAATGCCAAAGCTGATCTGCCAGTTGCAACAAGGAGAAGATCCCTGTATGGTGGAGAGAGAAATCCCTCAAGATACCTGCCTTG GTTTCAAGACATGGCCTGAAATAGAAGCATTGCCTCGCAAACAGGACATTTCTACAGGAGAAACATCTCaaggaataataatgaaaaactccATTAAGTTGGACATCAAGTGTGGAGAAGCTTTGGAATTTGAGGGCAGGACACAACAAGAGCAACAGAAAAAAACTCTCCGGCAAATGGTAGCCTCACAGAAGAAAACCATCAGTGGAGCTGGAGACCAGACAAGTCTTGAATTAGGGAAAGGCTTATTTATAAATACAGTTCTTATTAGACAACAAAATGTTCCTACAGAAAGAGTACCCAGTATATATTATACTTTTGGGAGagattttaaacagaattttgaTCTAATGAGATGTTTCCAGATTTACCCAGGAGAAAAACCTCATATTTACAATGAATGCAAAAAAAGCTTCAATCAGAGTCTTCATCTTATTGAACACCAGAGAATTCTTACTGGTgaaaaaccttacaaatgtaatgAGTGTGGGAAAACCTTCAGCCACAGATCATCACTTCTTgcccatcagagaattcatactggagagaaaccttacaaatgtaatCAATGTGAGAAAGCATTTAGTAGCAGTTCAACCCTTATCAAACATTTGAGAGtgcatactggagagaaaccctatcaGTGTAAGGACTGTGGTAAAGCTTTTAGCCAGTGTTCAACCCTCACtgtacatcagagaattcatactggagaaaaacTCTATAAGTGTGGAGAATGTGAGAAGGCCTTCAATTGTAGAGCAAAGCTTCATAGACACCAACAAATCCATACAGGTGAGAAACCCTATAAATGTAGTGAATGTGGGAAAAGTTACAGCCAGTTTACATCCCTGGCTGAACATCAGAGGCTTCATACTGGAGAACAACTGTGTAAATGCTTGGAATGTGGGAGAAATTTCACTCGCATCTCAACCTTTATTGAACATCAGCGGATTCATACTGGACAAAAACCATATCAgtgtaatgaatgtgggaaagccttcaaccAGTATTCATCCTTTAATGACCATCGGAAAATTCATACCGGAGAAAAACTTTACACGTGTGgagaatgtgggaaagcctttggtTGCAAATCTAACCTTTATAGGCATCAGAGAatccatactggagagaaaccatatcaGTGTAATCAGTGTGGAAAAGCTTTCAGCCAGTATTCATTCCTAACTGAACATGAGAGAatccatactggagagaaactctATAAATGTATGGAATGTGGGAAAGCCTACAGTTACAGATCAAACCTTTGTAGACACAAAAAAGTTCACAATAAAGAAAAACTCTATAAATGGAAAGAATATGGGATCAGAGATTTCTTAGAGGAGATAAGCCCTATGAGGTTTAATTCATCTCTGAAATAA